A stretch of DNA from Deinococcus multiflagellatus:
TCAGGGCAAAGCCGGCCAGCACAATGCCTGGAACCGCGTGCTCGACGTTCCCCGCCGGTCGCAGATGATCTACCCGGGTGGTGGGGAGGTCTGGTGCAGTCCCACCAGCGTCAGCATGCTGCTCGGCTTCTGGAACCGGCCTGTACCGGTGCCGGTCGCCGCCGCAGCCACCTTTGATCAGGCGTACGACGGGTATGGCAATTGGTCGTTTAATACCGCTTACGCCGGGGGACAGGGCCTCCAGGCGTATGTCACCCGCCTGGGAAGCTTGCGGGACGCGGAGGTGTTCGTGCAGCGCAGCATACCGTTGGCCGTCAGCATTCGGTTTCAAGCGGGCGAACTCCCTGGCGCGCCCCTGTCGTGGTCGAATGGGCATCTGCTGGTCCTGGCTGGCTTTGACGCCCGAGGGAACCCGGTCGTGAACGACCCGGCCGCGCCGTCCGACGCGACCGTTAAACGCACGTACCCCCGGGCCGTGTTCGAACGGCTGTGGCTGAACCATGCGGGCGGCATGGCCTACGTGATGGCGCCGCGCCCTTGAAGGAGCAGTCGGGCACGACGGCTGAGGTCACCGCGTGCGCGGAGAGATCGAGGCGTGGCCCTCCGTGTTCGCCATGTCTGACCGTCGGAAAGGCCTCACCCCCGGCTGCAGATGCGTCGCAACTGTCTTGCTGGACTTTCCCGGCCCCCTGAGCATCAAACGCCCACGCCCAAATGGTCGTGGTCCTGGAGCCACACATGACACCATTCTTCTCCGCTTCACCACGTCCGCCCCTGTGGCGCCAGCTCTTGCCCCCCCTCCTGGCTGCTGGTCTGGTTGCTCTTCTGGCGGCCACCCTCCTGAGTCCCGCGCGCAACGCCACTGATGGCGGTCCTCTTGTGGGAAAATCAGCGCCTCCGCTCACCTTGCAGACCCTCGACGGTTCTACCATCAGCCTCGTCTCACTCCAGGGACGGCCGGTCATCCTCAATTTCTGGGCGTCCTGGTGTGGGCCTTGCCGTGAGGAAGCGCCCCTTTTCCGGGAACTGAGTACGCGTCAGACGGGTCAGGAGGGGCTTGTGGTCCTCGGCGTGCTGTATCTGGAGCCCAGTGAGCAGAACGCCCGCGACTTTATCCGCGAGTACAGCTTGGCCTACCCCAACCTTCGTGATCCTGGCACGCGGACGGGCATTAACTACGGGGTGGCTGGCGTACCAGAGACCTTCTTCATCAGCGCTGATGGCGTGGTTCAGCATGTGGACCGGGGCGGCCTGAGCCGGGAACGCTTGAATATCGGCCTTCAAAAGATCGGGGTGCCCACGCTGTGATATCGAACGCCCTCAGGGAAAGGCTCGTGTCCGACTCCACCTCAGTTCGCTCAATTCGACCGCCGCAAGGTCAATCTGTGAAAGGAGTGCCATGAAACGTCTTCTGCCGCTCGCCGTCCTGCTCGCTGCCTGTGCCCAAAACGGCGGTGAAATTGAGGGCGTGAAGAGCTTCAAGAATGAAGGTGGGCTGCACCAAGCTGGGCGACTGGACTATGCCCAGCGCTCACCGGCGGGCGGGGCGCACAACAGTACCTGGCAGAATTGCGGGGTGTACGACCGACCCATCTACGATGAATACGCCGTCCACAGCCTGGAGCACGGCGCCGTATGGGTGTCGTATCAGCCGGACTTGGGCGCCAGTCAGGTGCAGCAGCTCAATGGGCTGGTGGATGGGCGTTCCTCCACCCTCCTCTCTCCTCATGAGTCTCAGTCGGCGCCGATCATGGTGACAGCCTGGAACAAACAACTTGAAGTGCAGGACGCCGGGGATGCACGCATCGCGCAGTTCATCCAGAAGTACGAGCAGGCCGGTGAAGCCCCTGAGGTTGGCGCTTCCTGCACGGGCGCGTCCGACGATACGGTCTGAGCGGGCAACTGAACCTCTCTTCTCCGCCGTGGTCCACGGTCAGATGCAACCCGAAGTCGGGAGGGTGAGAGCGCCGTGCGCACAGGGCTCAGGGGTAGGAGGGCCAGACCGCGCGCCACATGGCGCCCGGCGGAACCACATGAACACCACAACAGGCTGTCCTGGGCGACGCGGCATCAACGGCGCCAGGCGCGGTGTGGACAGAACGTCGTGGCGGCGGGCATCAAGGGGACGGCCGGCGGCAGTGCGGTCCGCCAGGGCCCATCTGTGTGGACTTCGAATTGTCGCGGGGTCTTCTGACCGGCGGCGACTGGTCCAGCGTGCTTCGGCGCCGCACCCTTTGATCACGCCCGTGCCCCGGTCGCTGAACAGGAGCACACTGTGTTCAGGCGCAAGGTCAGACAAGGCTCGCCTCAAATTCTGCAGTGCGTGGAGTAGTCGGCGGCAGTGGGCCTGCTGACCCTGCTTGTCCTCTCACGTCTTGACAGGAACTTAACAGGAACCCAGCACAGTGGTGCGTATGCCGCACGGTCATGTGTCCTGCCGCTGGGCACCTACGCCTCATCTCAGGAAGGTAACCCCCATCAGCCGGTGCCCAGCTGACCGGGGCCATTCGCCGTGACGCAGGTGCTGATCGTGGATGATGACCCAGCCATCCTGGAGGTGCTGCGTGCCTATCTGGGCGCCGCGGGTTATACCGTGCTGGACGCGGAAGATGGGTTGAGCGCGTGGCCTCTGCTAACACAAGTGGACGTGGCCGTGCTGGACTGGATGTTGCCTGGCCGCTCGGGCTTGGACCTGGCCCGCGCCGCCCGGGCCGCAGGGCTGACCCTGCCGATCCTGATGTTAACCGGCCGCGGCGAAGAAGCTGACAAACTGCACGGTTTGGACAGTGGGATGGATGATTATGTGGTCAAGCCCTTCAGTCCGCGTGAAGTGACGGCCCGTATCCGGGCGCTGCTCCGCCGCGCAGGCATCCAGAACATCCTGAGCGCGGGTGAGCTCCTGATAGATGTTCGCGGCCGGGAAGCGCGACTGTCGGGCGAACGGCTCGACCTCACCAAACTGGAGTTTGAACTGCTTGCCACCATGGCGCAGCACGCTGGACTTGCCTGGACCCGGACACGGCTGCTGGAACGCATCTGGGGTCTGGACTTTCCGGGCACGGAACGTGTCGTGGATGTCCACATGACGGCCTTGCGCCGTAAACTTGGGGATACCATGGACACACCGCGCTTTATCGAAACCGTTCGCGGCGTCGGGTACCGCTTTAAAGAAGTCGCTGACGAGTAGCTGCAGCACGTGTCATGGTCCATGTACGGGGCCTGCCTCCGGCCCGGCTGCCTCTCTGGAAGCCCTCGCGGAGCGCTCTGCAGCACGGTCCGACTGGGCTCCGACCTCATCCGCCTCGTGGGTGGTGGGCGGCGGGATCAGTGCAGGCAGCGCGCCATTCATGGAGAGGATGGAGGCGGTGATGTCACGGAAAATCGGGGCGGCCAGCTGCGAGCCCTGATATTCACGTTTTGCGCCGCGCACCATCACCGTCACGGTATAACGCGGCTGTTCGGCTGGAAAGAAGCCAGCGAACGTACTGGTAAACACTTCGCTGCTGTACCGGCCGCCGATAGCGACCTGCGCTGTACCAGTTTTTCCGCCCACATGATACCCCGGCAATTCTGCGCGGCTTTGAATGCCTTCATCAATGACCGCGTGAAGGAGCCGCTGCATGGTGCGGGCGACATCTGGGCGCAGCACGCGGCGCGTGCGCCGCGGTTGGTCGGGAGAAAGTCGGGGGGCGATATACACGCCATCATTCGCAATCACATTGAACGCAGCGGCCATCTGGAGGTTGGTCACGCTCAGGCCCTGCCCGAACGACATGGTGGCTTGCGTCAAGGGCGTCCATCTGTCTGGAGCGGCGAGGCTCCCGTTTGCAGTGGGGCCGGGAAGCTCAACTGCCAGGCCCAGTCCGAAGGCCTGAAACGCGCGGTGAAGGGTCATGGGCGGCACGTTTTCGATTAAGCGCGTCATCCCAACATTGCTGGAGTACCGCAGGATCTCCCACGTCCGCAGGACCGAGGGGTGCGGGACCAGGTCATTGATGACCGTGCCGGCGTACGGCCGGCGCATCGGCGTCTCATACACCTGCGCCGGTGACGTCAGGTTCTCTTCCAGGAGCGCGGCCACCGTCAGTGCCTTGATCACACTGCCCGGCTCGTACTCGTCCACAAATGCCCGGTTGCGCCACTGCGCTGGAACGGTTCCTGCCCAGGCACCAGGATCAAAGGTGGGCCAGTTGGCAACCGCCAGGAGGTGCCCGGTGTGGCGGTCCATTACCACCACAGACCCTGACGCTGCTTCCACCCGCTTGACCGCCTCTTCCAACACCTGCTCGGCCGCCGCCTGGATGGTGCCGTTCAGCGTCAGGGTCTGGGACTTGCCCTGCGCAAGCTCAGCATTCAGCGTTCGCTCCAGTCCTTCCAGACCTCCATCTGCGCCCAGAAACCCAACCACGTTCGCCGCCATCGGGCCCAGGGGATACTGCCGGCCCTGGGCGGTGTGGACGGCCACCAGGGTGCCGTCCATCAAGCGAATGGCGCCGCGGGTGGGCGTCACCGCATTTACGCGCGGTTCCCCGGCCCAGGACAGTTTGAAGAATGCTGGGAGGAGTGACGTGAACGCAAGGAAGGCAGCCGTCCACATCAGGCGAACCCGGCGGCGCTGCCGGGCTTGATGTGAACCTTGAAACAAGTGGGGAAACCTCATGAACCCGATCAGTCTAGAGGTCACGTATTGCGTTTCTGTAAAGGTGCACCGCCGGAGTGCCAGCGGGACCGCAGAACCTCTCCCACCGTCTTCCGCGCGGGCGCCCCTGATCAGCGCTGGCCATCCTAGGCCCGACCCTGACCACGTTCTCCTGGCCATCCCGGCGTGACCGTTCCGCAGTCAGTCAGGCCGAGCTGCCGCTCTTTTTGCGTTCAGCGCCTGGCGTCCAACCTGGACCTGCTGTACCAGGCGGCTGCAGCACCTGCCGCCAAGGTGTCTGCCGGTGCAGGCACAAGGTTCAAGCCCGTGTCCTTCGCTGTTGTTGGGTTAGTCCTGGACGCTGACCTTCTGCGCCGTGTACTGCCGCGTGGCTGCTGTGCTGCCGCTGCCGTCGCTGTTAGGCGCGGTCTGAAGAGACACTGCGCACCGAATAGGCGCGCAAGACTATGGCCACCCACGGTGGTTTCGTCAGGCAGAGCCACCAGAGGGCACCAACTCCTCCGGGCACAGGCCAACCTTCATGTCCACCGGGCATTTCTGGACCTCTTGTTTGAGTCTCGTTATGGACTCGGGGGACAGGCAGCATGAGTGCGGCGCTGCGTTTACATCAAGGCCACCTTCCATGCCTCAAAGCTGGCTACCGTCTCTCTGTCCCACCCGCCTTCGTTTCTCCTGGGTGTTTCCCTTGGTGCGCTGGTGTGATTCCAGCTGGAAAGGTCAGAGGTTCAACGGCGTTGATGACATGCAGCCCTGGACAAACCTTTCACAGTGTCGGGACTGAAGGTCAAACGAAGGGTGGACCGACAGGGGGGCTGAGCGCTCCTGAAGCTGAGGGGCGACTTCGGGCCCCAGCCGCACGCCCTGCGCTTTACTCGAACTTAACACGGGCGTTTCACAGTACAACCGTGGAGCGGCAAGGACGTGGAACCAGCAACAGGGCAGGCCGCGTTACACAGCACTGGGCTTCTGAGCGCTGACTCCCGACACTGGTGTGCCGAGCACGTCAATTTTCCCCACTGACCATTCCTCAGGAGGCCACCATGACCCACGCGCATCATTCATCCGACGCGGCCAGGCTGGAGGTGGCGCTGCGCACCTGCCACAGCGGCACCGACCTGCAAGGCGCAGACACCTTTATTCGTCAGCGGCCAGGCGTGACGCAGGTCCACCTGGACCGCACCCGCAGTGTGGCACACGTGCAGATTGACCCGGCGGTCACGGATGAAACGCGTCTCCGGGCCCAGCTGGAGGCCGCTGGGTACCTCTGCACCTGTGAACGCGCGCCTGACGCCGGAGCAGGGCATGCGCACCACCCGGTCGCCTCACACGCCGGCCCTGCCCCAGCGCCGGGCGGGCACGCGGACCATGCCGGA
This window harbors:
- a CDS encoding TlpA disulfide reductase family protein; protein product: MTPFFSASPRPPLWRQLLPPLLAAGLVALLAATLLSPARNATDGGPLVGKSAPPLTLQTLDGSTISLVSLQGRPVILNFWASWCGPCREEAPLFRELSTRQTGQEGLVVLGVLYLEPSEQNARDFIREYSLAYPNLRDPGTRTGINYGVAGVPETFFISADGVVQHVDRGGLSRERLNIGLQKIGVPTL
- a CDS encoding DUF3105 domain-containing protein, producing MKRLLPLAVLLAACAQNGGEIEGVKSFKNEGGLHQAGRLDYAQRSPAGGAHNSTWQNCGVYDRPIYDEYAVHSLEHGAVWVSYQPDLGASQVQQLNGLVDGRSSTLLSPHESQSAPIMVTAWNKQLEVQDAGDARIAQFIQKYEQAGEAPEVGASCTGASDDTV
- a CDS encoding peptidoglycan D,D-transpeptidase FtsI family protein is translated as MRFPHLFQGSHQARQRRRVRLMWTAAFLAFTSLLPAFFKLSWAGEPRVNAVTPTRGAIRLMDGTLVAVHTAQGRQYPLGPMAANVVGFLGADGGLEGLERTLNAELAQGKSQTLTLNGTIQAAAEQVLEEAVKRVEAASGSVVVMDRHTGHLLAVANWPTFDPGAWAGTVPAQWRNRAFVDEYEPGSVIKALTVAALLEENLTSPAQVYETPMRRPYAGTVINDLVPHPSVLRTWEILRYSSNVGMTRLIENVPPMTLHRAFQAFGLGLAVELPGPTANGSLAAPDRWTPLTQATMSFGQGLSVTNLQMAAAFNVIANDGVYIAPRLSPDQPRRTRRVLRPDVARTMQRLLHAVIDEGIQSRAELPGYHVGGKTGTAQVAIGGRYSSEVFTSTFAGFFPAEQPRYTVTVMVRGAKREYQGSQLAAPIFRDITASILSMNGALPALIPPPTTHEADEVGAQSDRAAERSARASREAAGPEAGPVHGP
- a CDS encoding C39 family peptidase → MEVAPFNELIPSWNVTGPAGSALQLEVRVRRPDGRWTPYFGFGTWRASGARRSAPVTRTADGTVNTDTLTLGFRSTAFQTRVTLGAGLQVHLLSVNTSDTALRLRDQGKAGQHNAWNRVLDVPRRSQMIYPGGGEVWCSPTSVSMLLGFWNRPVPVPVAAAATFDQAYDGYGNWSFNTAYAGGQGLQAYVTRLGSLRDAEVFVQRSIPLAVSIRFQAGELPGAPLSWSNGHLLVLAGFDARGNPVVNDPAAPSDATVKRTYPRAVFERLWLNHAGGMAYVMAPRP
- a CDS encoding response regulator transcription factor encodes the protein MTQVLIVDDDPAILEVLRAYLGAAGYTVLDAEDGLSAWPLLTQVDVAVLDWMLPGRSGLDLARAARAAGLTLPILMLTGRGEEADKLHGLDSGMDDYVVKPFSPREVTARIRALLRRAGIQNILSAGELLIDVRGREARLSGERLDLTKLEFELLATMAQHAGLAWTRTRLLERIWGLDFPGTERVVDVHMTALRRKLGDTMDTPRFIETVRGVGYRFKEVADE